The following are from one region of the Salvia splendens isolate huo1 chromosome 2, SspV2, whole genome shotgun sequence genome:
- the LOC121759436 gene encoding TVP38/TMEM64 family membrane protein slr0305-like: MAFKFSWVSLWKISLLLLLIGAILLACFTLPVDKILKDFLVWIEQDLGPWEPLVLAVAYIPLTVLAVPASILTLGGGYLFGLPIGFFADSIGATLGAGAAFLLGRTIGRSFVISKLGDYPKFRAVSIAIERSGFKIVLLLRLVPLLPFNMMNYLLSVTPVPIAHYMLASWLGMMPITFALVYVGTTLKDLSDVTHGWHEFSRTRLAFIFLGLVMSAVLITCVTRVAKAALEKALAETGECLAGDTMSQSLPLTSNPSVNLHEPLIIKIDSDQDNHEH, encoded by the exons ATGGCCTTCAAATTCAGTTGGGTTTCGCTCTGGAAGATTTCGCTACTTCTGTTGCTGATTGGGGCTATTTTACTTGCTTGTTTTACTCTCCCCGTCGATAAG ATACTGAAAGATTTTTTAGTATGGATAGAGCAAGATCTTGGTCCTTGGGAGCCCCTAGTGCT GGCTGTTGCATACATTCCTTTAACGGTGTTGGCTGTCCCAGCTTCTATACTGACG CTGGGTGGTGGATATCTCTTTGGCTTGCCTATCGGTTTCTTTGCTGATTCTATTGGTGCAACATTAGGTGCTGGGGCTGCATTTCTTCTTGGGCGAACA ATAGGAAGATCCTTTGTTATTTCAAAGTTAGGTGATTATCCCAAGTTCCGAGCAGTTTCCATTGCAATTGAGAGATCAGGATTCAAG ATTGTGTTGTTGCTCCGGCTAGTTCCTCTACTTCCCTTCAATATGATGAACTACCTCTTATCCGTGACTCCAGTACCTATAGCTCATTACATGCTAGCATCATGGTTGGGCATGATG CCTATAACTTTTGCATTGGTCTacgttggaacaacattaaaGGATCTTTCAGATGTAACACATGGATGGCATGAATTCTCCAGAACCAGATTG GCATTTATCTTCCTCGGTCTTGTGATGTCTG CGGTTTTGATAACATGCGTCACAAGAGTTGCAAAGGCTGCATTGGAAAAGGCATTGGCTGAAACTGGGGAATGTCTAGCCGGAGATACCATGTCACAATCGTTGCCTCTCACATCGAATCCTTCTGTCAACCTCCACGAACCACTTATAATCAAGATTGATTCCGATCAAGACAACCACGAACACTAG
- the LOC121759418 gene encoding uncharacterized protein At5g19025-like yields the protein MRHLHHSITAMAPSSSLKKTPIPKTPAPHHHPNSPNCPSLCRHSPSATLDLLIFFLVLFSGAFLIVSSFSYLFQSLSLILPPFSTVAAHFHRHLASNPQSQLIFFTLFAVSFVGFVIFFEICCGHRSRRCERKGCRGLKKAMEFDLQLQGDELLRSGNKAVRDVNELPWKGSVEDNPDYECLRAELRKMAQPNGRAVLLFRDKCGCPVAKLEGWGPKRGRRHKKSLSLNAGGDQR from the exons ATGCGCCATCTCCACCACTCCATCACCGCCATGGCCCCTTCCTCCTCCCTCAAAAAAACTCCAATTCCCAAAACCCCCGCCCCTCACCACCACCCGAATTCCCCAAATTGCCCCTCCCTCTGCCGCCACTCTCCCTCCGCCACCCTCGACCTCctcatcttcttcctcgtcCTTTTCTCCGGGGCCTTCCTAATCGTCTCCTCCTTCTCCTACCTCTTCCAGTCCCTCTCTCTCATCCTGCCCCCTTTCTCCACCGTCGCCGCGCATTTCCACCGCCATCTCGCCTCCAATCCGCAGTCGCAGCTGATCTTCTTCACGCTATTCGCCGTCTCCTTCGTCGGATTTGTGATCTTCTTCGAGATCTGCTGCGGCCACAGATCGAGAAGGTGCGAGAGGAAAGGGTGCAGAGGGCTGAAGAAGGCGATGGAGTTCGATTTGCAGCTTCAAGGCGATGAGCTGCTCCGCTCCGGCAATAAGGCAGTGAGAGATGTCAATGAGCTGCCGTGGAAAGGGAGCGTTGAGGATAACCCTGATTACGAGTGCCTGCGGGCGGAGCTGAGGAAGATGGCGCAGCCTAACGGCCGCGCTGTGCTGCTCTTCCGCGACAAATGCGGCTGCCCCGTAGCCAAGCTCGAAGGCTGGGGGCCGAAACGCGGCCGGCGCCACAAGAA GAGTCTGTCTCTTAATGCTGGAGGAGATCAAAGGTGA
- the LOC121783579 gene encoding mediator of RNA polymerase II transcription subunit 33A-like isoform X1, producing MAMEVSCSSIWDTILLQTKVAQDKGSDPLLWSIQISSYLSSAGITLPCVELANHLVSHICWQNNVPIAWKFLEKALALKIVPPFLVLGLLSQRVIPYRGSCPAAFRLYLELLKRHAFSLKEYTDLPNYEKTMFSLDEILQLSFLFGLQANEASVLLVLFIFSIVWQLVDAALDDEGLLQLVEMEPRWPVKPQDMEVDNVPGIFEGKRKEYNERLRAVNTVFAIELLGEFLQNKITSRILHLAGQNMCTHWKTFTQRMELLVENSSFLRNSKTIKPEALLQFLSDTERSNHRHFKPSLVQEFHPGLQSRPLINYAGLCLGTSRSALWLPLDMLLEDAMDGSQVNATSAVEIITGLVKSLQATNAASWDEIFLGLWMAALRLVQRERDPIEGPVPRLDTRLSMLLSITTLIVADLVGEEESAAMDEIGYGFGAEHHVPGKRRKDLIFSLQNLQDYQSLLTPPQSVIPSANQAAAKAMMFVSGINASTYFECISTMDMPVNCSGSLYHLIVESCIARNLLDTSAYLWPGYVNGRINQLPRNVPTQVGWSSFMKGAPLTPMMISALVSTPASSFAEIEKIFEIATKGSSDERTAAASVLCGASLIRGWSIQEHILYFITRLLSPPVPVDYSGSESHLIACAPMLNVLLVGISPVDCVQIFSIHGLVPELAGSLMTICEVFGSCVPNISWTLTTGEEISAHVVFSNAFALLLKLWRFNHPPIEYGVGDVPPVGSQLTPEYLLLVRNSYLVSSGNLLKDPNRRRLAQVASSTSSKPIFVDSFPKLKVWYRQHLSCIASPLTGLVNGTPVLHTVDTLLNMMFRNINRGNQTVTIVSSGSSSSSGPGSEDGYLRPKLPAWDILEAVPFVADAALTACAHGRLSPRELCTGLKDLADYLPATLATIVSYFSAEVTRGVWKTVFMNGTDWPSPAANLSNVEEQIKKILAATGVDIPSLAAGGSSPAALPLPLAAFVSLTITYKLDKASQRFLDLAGPALESLAAGCPWPCMPIVASLWTQKAKRWSDFLVFSASRTVFLHSNDAVVQLLRSCFSAILGFNSSSSISSNGGIGALLGHGFGSHFNGGISAVAPGILYLRVHRSIRDIMFLREEIVSLLMQTVQDIVHGGLPGRPNNGKNHGGRSSLAAVLTKVKLAASLGASVVFLTGGLGLVQSLIKETLPSWFMSMNQGGERGGMLPMLRGYALAYLAALSGAFIWGVDSSASSAASKRRPKILGCHMEFVASALDGKISVGCDRATWRAYVSGFLSLVVRCTPTWIQDLDARLLRRLSKGLKRWHEAELALALLGAGGVGVMGSAAELVVESEL from the exons ATGGCAATGGAGGTGAGCTGCAGCAGCATTTGGGACACTATTTTGTTGCAAACTAAGGTGGCCCAAGACAAGGGCAGCGACCCATTGCTGTGGTCAATCCAAATCTCCTCCTATTTGAGCTCTGCTGGAATCACTCTGCCTTGTGTTGAATTAGCCAACCATTTGGTTTCTCACATTTGTTGGCAAAACAATGTGCCCATTGCTTGGAAATTCTTGGAAAAGGCATTAGCTCTCAAGATTGTGCCTCCCTTTCTTGTTCTTGGATTGCTTTCACAAAG AGTGATCCCATATCGAGGTTCTTGTCCAGCAGCGTTTAGGTTATACCTGGAACTCCTCAAAAGGCACGCTTTTTCCCTGAAAGAGTACACAGATTTGCCAAACTATGAGAA GACCATGTTTTCACTTGATGAAATCCTCCAGTTATCTTTCCTGTTTGGCTTGCAAGCCAATGAAGCTAGTGTGCTGTTGGTTCTCTTCATCTTCTCTATTGTTTGGCAGTTGGTTGACGCAGCATTGGATGATGAAGGGCTGCTTCAACTTGTGGAGATGGAGCCTCGATGGCCTGTCAAACCTCAAGATATGGAAGTTGATAATGTCCCCGGCATTTTTGAAGGGAAGAGGAAAGAATATAATGAGAGACTGAGAGCTGTTAATACTGTCTTTGCCATTGAGTTATTGGGGGAGTTcttgcaaaataaaataacttcAAGGATTCTTCACTTGGCTGGCCAAAACAT gtGTACACATTGGAAAACCTTCACTCAGCGAATGGAGCTTCTTGTTGAAAACTCCTCATTTCTGAGAAACTCGAAAACCATTAAACCCGAAGCTCTACTTCAGTTTCTATCAGACACTGAAAGAAGCAATCATCGTCACTTCAAGCCAAGCTTAGTGCAGGAGTTCCATCCTGGGTTACAATCCAGACCTCTCATTAACTATGCTGGCCTCTGTCTTGGAACTAGCCGGTCTGCTCTCTGGCTTCCTCTCGACATGCTGCTAGAAGATGCAATGGATGGTTCACAAGTGAATGCTACAAGTGCCGTAGAAATCATCACAG GTTTGGTTAAATCTCTTCAAGCAACTAATGCAGCCTCTTGGGACGAGATCTTTCTCGGACTTTGGATGGCTGCTCTTCGCCTTGTTCAGAGA GAGAGGGATCCCATTGAGGGACCGGTGCCTCGACTGGATACTCGTCTGAGCATGTTGCTGTCAATCACAACCCTCATAGTTGCTGATCTTGTTGGGGAAGAGGAAAGTGCAGCCATGGATGAGATTGGATATGGTTTTGGAGCCGAGCATCACGTTCCTGGGAAACGAAGAAAGGATTTGATATTTAGTCTCCAAAATCTACAAGATTATCAGAGCTTGCTCACACCACCACAGTCAGTCATACCTTCTGCTAATCAGGCTGCTGCTAAAGCCATGATGTTTGTTTCTGGCATTAACGCCAGTACATACTTCGAGTGCATCAGCACAATGGACATGCCGGTTAACTGCT CTGGAAGCCTTTACCATTTAATTGTTGAGTCGTGCATAGCTAGAAATCTCTTGGACACATCTGCCTATTTGTGGCCCGGTTATGTAAATGGTCGCATCAACCAGTTACCGCGCAATGTACCAACTCAAGTTGGGTGGTCATCATTTATGAAAGGGGCACCTCTCACTCCCATGATGATCAGTGCTTTAGTCTCTACGCCTGCTTCAAG CTTTGCAGAGATCGAAAAAATCTTTGAGATAGCAACCAAAGGATCAAGTGATGAAAGGACAGCTGCTGCTTCTGTTCTTTGTGGGGCCTCGTTGATTCGTGGATGGAGCATTCAG GAGCACATTCTTTATTTTATAACTAGATTACTATCTCCTCCGGTTCCCGTCGACTATTCTGGGAGCGAAAGCCACTTGATAGCCTGTGCTCCCATGCTCAATGTTCTCCTTGTCGGAATCTCACCAGTTGACTGTGTTCAGATTTTCTCCATCCATGGCTTG GTTCCGGAGCTTGCTGGTTCATTGATGACAATATGTGAGGTTTTCGGTTCATGTGTGCCGAACATCTCATGGACCCTGACCACTGGAGAAGAAATATCAGCCCATGTCGTTTTTTCAAATGCATTTGCCCTTCTTCTAAAGCTGTGGAGATTTAATCATCCTCCCATCGAGTATGGAGTAGGAGACGTGCCTCCGGTAGGATCCCAGCTCACTCCCGAATACCTGTTACTGGTACGGAATTCGTACCTAGTTTCATCAGGTAACTTACTCAAGGATCCAAACCGGAGGAGGCTTGCTCAGGTAGCCAGTTCTACATCATCCAAACCCATATTCGTGGACTCGTTCCCCAAACTAAAAGTGTGGTATAGACAGCATCTGTCTTGCATAGCTTCTCCTCTCACTGGCCTCGTCAACGGGACTCCTGTTCTTCACACTGTTGATACACTACTTAACATGATGTTCCGAAATATAAACAGAGGAAACCAAACTGTGACTATTGTCTCATCCGGAAGTAGCAGCTCGTCTGGACCGGGAAGCGAGGATGGTTATCTGAGGCCTAAGTTACCTGCTTGGGATATACTCGAAGCTGTCCCCTTCGTGGCTGATGCTGCTCTAACTGCGTGCGCTCATGGAAGATTGTCGCCTCGCGAACTCTGCACAG GGCTGAAAGATTTGGCTGATTATCTTCCGGCAACTTTGGCTACCATAGTGAGTTACTTCTCGGCTGAAGTGACTCGAGGAGTATGGAAGACGGTTTTCATGAACGGAACAGATTGGCCGAGTCCGGCTGCTAATCTCTCCAATGTCGAGGAACAGATCAAGAAAATATTAGCAGCCACCGGTGTCGATATCCCAAGTCTTGCTGCAG GAGGGAGTTCTCCGGCTGCACTTCCGTTGCCTCTGGCGGCATTTGTGAGCCTCACCATAACCTACAAGCTCGATAAAGCCTCCCAACGTTTTCTGGATCTGGCCGGACCAGCTCTGGAGTCCCTTGCTGCAGGCTGCCCGTGGCCATGCATGCCGATAGTTGCATCTCTGTGGACTCAAAAGGCGAAGCGTTGGAGTGACTTCCTCGTCTTCTCTGCTTCTCGAACTGTCTTCCTGCACAGCAACGACGCTGTTGTTCAGCTCCTTCGGAGCTGCTTCAGTGCCATCCTAGGATTCAACAGCAGCTCCAGCATCTCAAGCAATGGCGGGATTGGAGCTCTTTTAGGCCATGGATTCGGGTCTCATTTCAATGGCGGGATCTCTGCTGTCGCCCCGGGGATCTTATATCTGAGAGTTCATCGCTCGATCAGAGACATCATGTTCTTGAGGGAGGAGATAGTTTCTCTGCTCATGCAAACCGTACAAGATATAGTCCACGGAGGCCTCCCGGGAAGGCCTAACAACGGGAAGAACCATGGCGGGCGTTCTTCTCTCGCTGCAGTTTTAACAAAGGTGAAGCTAGCAGCATCGCTCGGTGCTTCTGTCGTGTTTTTGACCGGAGGACTGGGGCTCGTGCAGTCGCTGATCAAGGAAACTCTTCCATCTTGGTTCATGTCAATGAACCAAGGAGGGGAGAGGGGTGGAATGCTCCCAATGCTCCGAGGCTACGCCCTGGCATATCTAGCTGCGCTGTCGGGAGCTTTCATCTGGGGCGTCGACTCATCAGCATCATCAGCAGCCTCAAAACGCCGGCCCAAGATCCTCGGGTGCCACATGGAGTTCGTGGCGAGTGCGCTAGACGGGAAGATATCAGTAGGGTGTGATCGAGCTACTTGGCGCGCCTATGTGTCGGGATTCCTGAGCTTGGTGGTGCGATGCACGCCTACGTGGATACAGGACTTGGACGCTAGGCTGCTGAGGAGGCTGTCGAAGGGTCTGAAGCGCTGGCACGAGGCCGAGCTCGCCCTCGCTCTTCTTGGAGCTGGTGGAGTTGGGGTCATGGGCTCAGCAGCTGAGCTAGTTGTGGAAAGtgagttgtaa
- the LOC121783579 gene encoding mediator of RNA polymerase II transcription subunit 33A-like isoform X2, whose translation MEPRWPVKPQDMEVDNVPGIFEGKRKEYNERLRAVNTVFAIELLGEFLQNKITSRILHLAGQNMCTHWKTFTQRMELLVENSSFLRNSKTIKPEALLQFLSDTERSNHRHFKPSLVQEFHPGLQSRPLINYAGLCLGTSRSALWLPLDMLLEDAMDGSQVNATSAVEIITGLVKSLQATNAASWDEIFLGLWMAALRLVQRERDPIEGPVPRLDTRLSMLLSITTLIVADLVGEEESAAMDEIGYGFGAEHHVPGKRRKDLIFSLQNLQDYQSLLTPPQSVIPSANQAAAKAMMFVSGINASTYFECISTMDMPVNCSGSLYHLIVESCIARNLLDTSAYLWPGYVNGRINQLPRNVPTQVGWSSFMKGAPLTPMMISALVSTPASSFAEIEKIFEIATKGSSDERTAAASVLCGASLIRGWSIQEHILYFITRLLSPPVPVDYSGSESHLIACAPMLNVLLVGISPVDCVQIFSIHGLVPELAGSLMTICEVFGSCVPNISWTLTTGEEISAHVVFSNAFALLLKLWRFNHPPIEYGVGDVPPVGSQLTPEYLLLVRNSYLVSSGNLLKDPNRRRLAQVASSTSSKPIFVDSFPKLKVWYRQHLSCIASPLTGLVNGTPVLHTVDTLLNMMFRNINRGNQTVTIVSSGSSSSSGPGSEDGYLRPKLPAWDILEAVPFVADAALTACAHGRLSPRELCTGLKDLADYLPATLATIVSYFSAEVTRGVWKTVFMNGTDWPSPAANLSNVEEQIKKILAATGVDIPSLAAGGSSPAALPLPLAAFVSLTITYKLDKASQRFLDLAGPALESLAAGCPWPCMPIVASLWTQKAKRWSDFLVFSASRTVFLHSNDAVVQLLRSCFSAILGFNSSSSISSNGGIGALLGHGFGSHFNGGISAVAPGILYLRVHRSIRDIMFLREEIVSLLMQTVQDIVHGGLPGRPNNGKNHGGRSSLAAVLTKVKLAASLGASVVFLTGGLGLVQSLIKETLPSWFMSMNQGGERGGMLPMLRGYALAYLAALSGAFIWGVDSSASSAASKRRPKILGCHMEFVASALDGKISVGCDRATWRAYVSGFLSLVVRCTPTWIQDLDARLLRRLSKGLKRWHEAELALALLGAGGVGVMGSAAELVVESEL comes from the exons ATGGAGCCTCGATGGCCTGTCAAACCTCAAGATATGGAAGTTGATAATGTCCCCGGCATTTTTGAAGGGAAGAGGAAAGAATATAATGAGAGACTGAGAGCTGTTAATACTGTCTTTGCCATTGAGTTATTGGGGGAGTTcttgcaaaataaaataacttcAAGGATTCTTCACTTGGCTGGCCAAAACAT gtGTACACATTGGAAAACCTTCACTCAGCGAATGGAGCTTCTTGTTGAAAACTCCTCATTTCTGAGAAACTCGAAAACCATTAAACCCGAAGCTCTACTTCAGTTTCTATCAGACACTGAAAGAAGCAATCATCGTCACTTCAAGCCAAGCTTAGTGCAGGAGTTCCATCCTGGGTTACAATCCAGACCTCTCATTAACTATGCTGGCCTCTGTCTTGGAACTAGCCGGTCTGCTCTCTGGCTTCCTCTCGACATGCTGCTAGAAGATGCAATGGATGGTTCACAAGTGAATGCTACAAGTGCCGTAGAAATCATCACAG GTTTGGTTAAATCTCTTCAAGCAACTAATGCAGCCTCTTGGGACGAGATCTTTCTCGGACTTTGGATGGCTGCTCTTCGCCTTGTTCAGAGA GAGAGGGATCCCATTGAGGGACCGGTGCCTCGACTGGATACTCGTCTGAGCATGTTGCTGTCAATCACAACCCTCATAGTTGCTGATCTTGTTGGGGAAGAGGAAAGTGCAGCCATGGATGAGATTGGATATGGTTTTGGAGCCGAGCATCACGTTCCTGGGAAACGAAGAAAGGATTTGATATTTAGTCTCCAAAATCTACAAGATTATCAGAGCTTGCTCACACCACCACAGTCAGTCATACCTTCTGCTAATCAGGCTGCTGCTAAAGCCATGATGTTTGTTTCTGGCATTAACGCCAGTACATACTTCGAGTGCATCAGCACAATGGACATGCCGGTTAACTGCT CTGGAAGCCTTTACCATTTAATTGTTGAGTCGTGCATAGCTAGAAATCTCTTGGACACATCTGCCTATTTGTGGCCCGGTTATGTAAATGGTCGCATCAACCAGTTACCGCGCAATGTACCAACTCAAGTTGGGTGGTCATCATTTATGAAAGGGGCACCTCTCACTCCCATGATGATCAGTGCTTTAGTCTCTACGCCTGCTTCAAG CTTTGCAGAGATCGAAAAAATCTTTGAGATAGCAACCAAAGGATCAAGTGATGAAAGGACAGCTGCTGCTTCTGTTCTTTGTGGGGCCTCGTTGATTCGTGGATGGAGCATTCAG GAGCACATTCTTTATTTTATAACTAGATTACTATCTCCTCCGGTTCCCGTCGACTATTCTGGGAGCGAAAGCCACTTGATAGCCTGTGCTCCCATGCTCAATGTTCTCCTTGTCGGAATCTCACCAGTTGACTGTGTTCAGATTTTCTCCATCCATGGCTTG GTTCCGGAGCTTGCTGGTTCATTGATGACAATATGTGAGGTTTTCGGTTCATGTGTGCCGAACATCTCATGGACCCTGACCACTGGAGAAGAAATATCAGCCCATGTCGTTTTTTCAAATGCATTTGCCCTTCTTCTAAAGCTGTGGAGATTTAATCATCCTCCCATCGAGTATGGAGTAGGAGACGTGCCTCCGGTAGGATCCCAGCTCACTCCCGAATACCTGTTACTGGTACGGAATTCGTACCTAGTTTCATCAGGTAACTTACTCAAGGATCCAAACCGGAGGAGGCTTGCTCAGGTAGCCAGTTCTACATCATCCAAACCCATATTCGTGGACTCGTTCCCCAAACTAAAAGTGTGGTATAGACAGCATCTGTCTTGCATAGCTTCTCCTCTCACTGGCCTCGTCAACGGGACTCCTGTTCTTCACACTGTTGATACACTACTTAACATGATGTTCCGAAATATAAACAGAGGAAACCAAACTGTGACTATTGTCTCATCCGGAAGTAGCAGCTCGTCTGGACCGGGAAGCGAGGATGGTTATCTGAGGCCTAAGTTACCTGCTTGGGATATACTCGAAGCTGTCCCCTTCGTGGCTGATGCTGCTCTAACTGCGTGCGCTCATGGAAGATTGTCGCCTCGCGAACTCTGCACAG GGCTGAAAGATTTGGCTGATTATCTTCCGGCAACTTTGGCTACCATAGTGAGTTACTTCTCGGCTGAAGTGACTCGAGGAGTATGGAAGACGGTTTTCATGAACGGAACAGATTGGCCGAGTCCGGCTGCTAATCTCTCCAATGTCGAGGAACAGATCAAGAAAATATTAGCAGCCACCGGTGTCGATATCCCAAGTCTTGCTGCAG GAGGGAGTTCTCCGGCTGCACTTCCGTTGCCTCTGGCGGCATTTGTGAGCCTCACCATAACCTACAAGCTCGATAAAGCCTCCCAACGTTTTCTGGATCTGGCCGGACCAGCTCTGGAGTCCCTTGCTGCAGGCTGCCCGTGGCCATGCATGCCGATAGTTGCATCTCTGTGGACTCAAAAGGCGAAGCGTTGGAGTGACTTCCTCGTCTTCTCTGCTTCTCGAACTGTCTTCCTGCACAGCAACGACGCTGTTGTTCAGCTCCTTCGGAGCTGCTTCAGTGCCATCCTAGGATTCAACAGCAGCTCCAGCATCTCAAGCAATGGCGGGATTGGAGCTCTTTTAGGCCATGGATTCGGGTCTCATTTCAATGGCGGGATCTCTGCTGTCGCCCCGGGGATCTTATATCTGAGAGTTCATCGCTCGATCAGAGACATCATGTTCTTGAGGGAGGAGATAGTTTCTCTGCTCATGCAAACCGTACAAGATATAGTCCACGGAGGCCTCCCGGGAAGGCCTAACAACGGGAAGAACCATGGCGGGCGTTCTTCTCTCGCTGCAGTTTTAACAAAGGTGAAGCTAGCAGCATCGCTCGGTGCTTCTGTCGTGTTTTTGACCGGAGGACTGGGGCTCGTGCAGTCGCTGATCAAGGAAACTCTTCCATCTTGGTTCATGTCAATGAACCAAGGAGGGGAGAGGGGTGGAATGCTCCCAATGCTCCGAGGCTACGCCCTGGCATATCTAGCTGCGCTGTCGGGAGCTTTCATCTGGGGCGTCGACTCATCAGCATCATCAGCAGCCTCAAAACGCCGGCCCAAGATCCTCGGGTGCCACATGGAGTTCGTGGCGAGTGCGCTAGACGGGAAGATATCAGTAGGGTGTGATCGAGCTACTTGGCGCGCCTATGTGTCGGGATTCCTGAGCTTGGTGGTGCGATGCACGCCTACGTGGATACAGGACTTGGACGCTAGGCTGCTGAGGAGGCTGTCGAAGGGTCTGAAGCGCTGGCACGAGGCCGAGCTCGCCCTCGCTCTTCTTGGAGCTGGTGGAGTTGGGGTCATGGGCTCAGCAGCTGAGCTAGTTGTGGAAAGtgagttgtaa
- the LOC121759429 gene encoding probable serine incorporator, with amino-acid sequence MSCLASCCASLTCGLCTSVASGITKRSARIAYCGLFGVSLIVSWILREVGAPLLKQFSWINTSDDLTDQWFQIQGVLRVSMANFLFFGTLALIMIGVKDQNDRRDSWHHGGWIAKMIIWALLTILMFFVPNVVIDVYGVISKFGAGCFLLVQVLILLDATHSWNDSWVAKDEQKWYIALLAVSVACYLGAFTFTGILFIWFNPSGNDCGLNVFFLVTNFILAFAFAIIALHPKVNGSLLPASVISVYCAYVCYTGLSSEPRDYACNGLHKSTAVSTSTLVLGMLTTVLSVLYSAVRAGSSTTFLSPPSSPRAGDKKPLLKSEDVESGGAEARPVSYSYFFFHIIFALASMYSAMLLSGWTSDSESTDLIDVGWTSVWVRICTEWITAGLYIWSLVAPIIFPDREFY; translated from the exons ATGTCGTGCCTGGCATCGTGCTGTGCGTCTCTGACGTGTGGATTGTGCACATCGGTGGCGTCAGGCATCACTAAGCGCTCTGCAAGAATTGCCTACTGCGGCTTGTTTGGTGTTTCCTTGATTGTTTCTTGGATTCTCAGAGAAGTCGGCGCACCTCTCCTCAAACAATTCTCCT GGATAAATACTTCCGATGACCTTACAGACCAATGGTTCCAAATACAGGGAGTTCTTCGTGTCAGCATGGCGAATTTCTTGTTCTTTGGAACATTAGCTCTCATTATGATTGGTGTGAAGGATCAGAATGACAGGCGCGATTCCTGGCATCATGGTGGATGGATTGCTAAGATGATAATTTGGGCTTTGCTCACCATCCTCATGTTCTTCGTTCCTAATGTTGTCATAGACGTATATG GAGTGATTTCAAAGTTTGGGGCCGGGTGCTTCTTATTGGTCCAGGTTTTGATATTGTTAGATGCCACACATTCGTGGAACGATTCATGGGTTGCTAAAGATGAGCAGAAGTG GTACATTGCCTTGCTCGCTGTGTCGGTGGCGTGCTACCTTGGAGCATTTACGTTTACGGGGATTCTATTCATCTGGTTCAATCCTTCCGGGAATGACTGTGGTCTCAATGTCTTCTTCCTAGTCACGAACTTCATTCTTGCTTTTGCTTTCGCTATCATCGCGCTACATCCAAAG GTTAATGGCAGCCTCTTGCCTGCTTCCGTGATATCTGTCTACTGTGCTTACGTGTGCTATACCGGTCTCTCTAGTGAGCCTCGAGATTATGCCTGCAACGGTCTTCACAAGTCGACAGCCGTCTCCACGAGCACCCTCGTACTAGGGATGCTCACAACAGTGCTGTCCGTCCTATATTCTGCAGTTCGCGCTGGATCATCGACCACTTTCTTATCCCCTCCGTCTTCCCCTCGAGCAG GTGACAAGAAGCCTCTTCTCAAGTCGGAGGATGTGGAGTCCGGGGGTGCAGAAGCGCGACCGGTTAGTTACTCGTACTTTTTCTTCCATATTATATTTGCTCTGGCTAGCATGTATTCGGCCATGCTTTTGTCGGGATGGACCAGCGACTCCGAGAGCACAGATCTCATTGATGTCGGTTGGACATCGGTTTGGGTCCGAATATGCACGGAGTGGATCACGGCTGGCTTGTACATTTGGTCCCTCGTGGCTCCTATAATCTTTCCCGATCGCGAGTTCTACTAG